Part of the Hydrogenispora ethanolica genome, TCAGGCTGAAATACACCGGGAAGAAGGATAGGACCGCCAGCAATAAGCCGACGACCGTTAAACCCAGTCCTGATTCGCTTTTTTTCATTTATAGCTCAATCTCCCTCTTGCGCAGGATGTTGATCTGGATCGTGGCCAGGATCAGGATCAGGACGAAGAGGACGATGGCGATGGCAGTGCCATAGCCCTGTTTGAAATCGGCGAAGGCCACTTTGTAAATGATGTAGGTCAGCGTCTCGCTGGCGAAGCCGGGCCCGCCGTCGGTCATCACGGCGATCTGGTCGAACACCTTCAGTCCTTGGATCAGCGCCAGCGTAAGGTTGATGGTCACCGCGCCCGCCAGCATCGGATAGGTAATCCGCCAGAACTGCTGGAAGCGGTTGGCTCCGTCGATCCTGGCCGCCTCCGTCAACTCCTGGGGCACTCCCTGGAGCGCCGCCAGATAGATCACCATGTAGTAGCCGGCCCATTGCCAGGTCAGGGTGAGCATGATCGAGAACAGGGCGGATTCGGGCCGCCCCAGCCAGTCGACTTTCAAAAACTCCAAGTGCCAGGCGGCAAGCAGGCTATTGATCACCCCAAAGTTGTAGTTGTACATGATCGTCCAGATAAAACCGACGATAATCCCGCTCAACAGCACCGGGATGTAGAACGCGC contains:
- a CDS encoding carbohydrate ABC transporter permease yields the protein MKEKMRFDTMAYLVILPALLLYTGFLICPALSSIYYSLTSWDGLSPQMKFIGLDNFAMMFQDPRFFNALKNTLLLTAVVTVAENLLALLLAVLVDRVKYFKSLLRSAFYIPVLLSGIIVGFIWTIMYNYNFGVINSLLAAWHLEFLKVDWLGRPESALFSIMLTLTWQWAGYYMVIYLAALQGVPQELTEAARIDGANRFQQFWRITYPMLAGAVTINLTLALIQGLKVFDQIAVMTDGGPGFASETLTYIIYKVAFADFKQGYGTAIAIVLFVLILILATIQINILRKREIEL